AATGCCTTTTTGTCACTTTCGTCTCAGCTTTTCTTATCACTATTTCAGCCACCTTCTTTTCGTTGAGGTAGACCTCTATCGGTTTCTCCGGATCTGGAGCGTCCATTATGGGTTATTAAGGGCACCAGAATTTCCGTTTATGACATATTAGAAGCTTTAAAAAGTGGATGGACCATTGAAGATCTCCCTTGAAACTATCTGTTCTTGTTTACAGCGTTTTTGGCTTTCTGCACAAAAATTTCTGCATCTTTTAGAATTTTGATAGCCAAATCCTTCGAAACTTCTTTGTATATTCCGTAGTCACTTTCCTCCCGCAGATCAAACGCTCTGCTCAGCTTTGAACAATCATCATCACTTAATCCCAGCTCTTCTCTACACTCCCAAATAAGGTATATTGTTCCTCTGTGAGTTTTTGAATCCCTTCCATAACCGAGAAGCATAGCCTTAGCGGCGTGAAACATCGCATAATATGCTGTGCTGCAGCACCTTTCGTAAAGCCCCATCTCAAATTCCTTTTTCGCATCTTGAACAAGCTTCTCAGCTTTTCTGATTCTCAATTCTAGTTCATCCAATCTTTATTCCCTCCTTTTCAATGGAAGAAATGAGAGAGAATTCCATTTTTTTCATGTTCTCAAAGGTTTTTTTGTCTATAATCTTCACAGATATCAACCTCCCAATTTTTGGAATAAAGGAGTATGCTGCTTTCCTTAAGTCATCTTCTACACTATCGTCATTCACAACTACAAGTATATCTATGTCGCTATCTTCATCGAGATCTCCTCTTGCATAGGACCCGAAAACTATTATCTCTATTATTTCATCCTTGAATTTTTCCTTAAGTTCCCTCGAAAGCTCTAAGAGTTTTTCGTGCATTTAACTCCTATTACTTATAAAAGCTTAAATTCCTTTCGTCTCGAATTTTTGAACTTTTGATGAAATTCGAAAATTTGAATTGTATTAGCGATTTGGGGTATTCGAGGGCGTTGCTCTCCGAAATAAGGGTAGGGTAAGCCCCATTGCACCTCTTTTATTCCCTCGGCCGCCTCAAGCTCTTTTGAAATTGTGAAAATTGTGGACCACTTTAGATAGATCCGTCAATGACCTGCTCTGGAAGAGCCCTTCCTGCATCTGTCCTGTCAAAATCTGAATTGAAACTTACTATTTCTAAATTGTACTTTTTAGCCAGTGCATACTGATAGGCATCATCAAAGTCTAATTTATACTTCTTTGACACCTTAACGACTTCTTCAAAATCAAAGAGTGATAGGGATTATCCCACCTCTTACAAAAACATCTTCTACGAACTCTAAGAGTACATCCTCTGCCTGAACAGAATGATCCCGATAGAAAATACAGAAAAATCTGAGACTTGCAAGTGTTCTGCTGGGATTTCTTTCAGAAATTTCTCTGCCTCGTCAGCCTATCTTGTTCAAGAAGTATTTCCGAGATATGTTCGTATCGATTAAATACATTCAGCCCCACCATTCGAGGACCTTGTGCTGCAGCTCCACAGAGGTGTATTTGTCTCTCAGCTCTTTCAGTGCGCCTTTCCAAGATAAACTAAGGTGACTCTTCTCCCTCTTCGCTCTCCTTTCCAGCAGGAACTCTATGTAGTCGAGAACTTCTCTCTTGAGTTCATCGGGCAACTTTTGAAAGAGTTCATAACTTTTGTCCATTTCGATGCACCTCAATCAGTCTATAGTTAATATGGTTCTAAATCTTTGTTTTGAGTTCATTTATCTTTTAATTGCGATTTCGGCAACCTTCTTCTCCAGACCGGGACAACGTTATTCCTAGATATTGCTTTTCGAGGTGATGAGAGGTGGAAAGGGAGGTTTTTGGGGTTGTGGATTTAAGAAGAAAGATATAAATTTAATAAACCAATTTAAAGTGTGAAGGTTTCAATCATAGGCTGTGGATACGTTGGATTAGTGACCGGACTTGGTTTCGCAGAACTCGGCAACCCAGTAGTTTTTGTCGATTCGAATGGAAGCAAAATCAAATCAATAAACGATCTTATCCCTCCAATTTACGAGCCCGGCTTGGAGGAGCTAATAAAAAAGAATGAGGGAAAATTTTACGCCACAAATGATTATTTTGAGGCATTAGACAATTCTGAGGTGTCTTTCATATGCGTTGGAACGCCCTCAAAAGAGGATGGTTCTCTTGATCTCAGGCAAGTAGAAGAGGCTTCAAGTAAACTGGGGAAAGCACTGGCTGAAAAGGAATTTCATGTTATCGTCGTTAAGAGCACGGTTTTGCCTGGAACGACTGAGAACTTCGTGAAGCCGATAATCGAAAAAGAATCTGGCAAAAAAGCGTTTGACGATTTTGGTTTAGCTATGAATCCCGAATTCTTGAGGGAAGGCAACGCAGTTGAAGACTTCTTCAATCCGGATAGAATAGTGATTGGTGTTAAGGATGAAAGGACCAAATCTGTCTTAGAGGAATTGTATAAACCTTTCGATTGCCCAAAGCTTATTACAGAGATAAAAACCGCTGAAATGATAAAGTACGCTTCTAACGCCTTCTTAGCTACGAAGATAAGCTTCGCCAACGAGATAGGAAACATATGCAAGAAGCTTGGGATTGATGTTTACAAGGTGTTTGAGGGTGTTGGTTTGGACCACAGAATAAATCCATCATTTTTCAGAGCTGGGATTGGATTCGGGGGGAGCTGTTTTCCTAAGGATGTTAGAGCTTTGATTAGGAAGTCTGAAGAACTCGGTGAAGACCTACAGATACTAAAAGCCGTTATCGAAGTTAACGAGAAACAGCCGTTGAAGATGATCGAGCTTCTGAAGAAGCACATTCCCGACTTAAGGGGAAAGATTAGTGTTTTTTGTCCATTTCTGGGTCTTAAGTAAACCGCCGTTTTATTCTCCGAATCCTGAATATCCTCTCCATAATTACGATACTTATCTAATTTACATAAAAACTGCATTGTTTTATCCTTTACACAAATTTTCCTGCTTTTTATGCGTTTTGGGTAGCGAGGTTATAAGAGATCAACAAACAGT
The nucleotide sequence above comes from Archaeoglobus fulgidus DSM 4304. Encoded proteins:
- a CDS encoding DUF433 domain-containing protein is translated as MKGTRISVYDILEALKSGWTIEDLP
- a CDS encoding HEPN domain-containing protein; the encoded protein is MRIRKAEKLVQDAKKEFEMGLYERCCSTAYYAMFHAAKAMLLGYGRDSKTHRGTIYLIWECREELGLSDDDCSKLSRAFDLREESDYGIYKEVSKDLAIKILKDAEIFVQKAKNAVNKNR
- a CDS encoding nucleotidyltransferase domain-containing protein → MHEKLLELSRELKEKFKDEIIEIIVFGSYARGDLDEDSDIDILVVVNDDSVEDDLRKAAYSFIPKIGRLISVKIIDKKTFENMKKMEFSLISSIEKEGIKIG
- a CDS encoding PIN domain-containing protein, coding for MSKKYKLDFDDAYQYALAKKYNLEIVSFNSDFDRTDAGRALPEQVIDGSI
- a CDS encoding DUF2281 domain-containing protein: MDKSYELFQKLPDELKREVLDYIEFLLERRAKREKSHLSLSWKGALKELRDKYTSVELQHKVLEWWG